A stretch of Episyrphus balteatus chromosome 2, idEpiBalt1.1, whole genome shotgun sequence DNA encodes these proteins:
- the LOC129910351 gene encoding peroxisomal membrane protein 2 gives MALSKPIYTILGAYLEQLFNHPIRTKSITSAVLATSANYTSQRIAGNKTISQKALLAYGSFGLLFGGTVPHFFYQMVEKIFPHKMPLRKILVFLAERLIFAPFYQALSLYFLSRFEGNTHEHAVQNLTKLYEKLLKTNWIYLSIPVFLNMNYVPPIIRTLTFNMISFVWVIYLAGVRRRFELKKKSDEATTSQGISNNLK, from the exons aTGGCTCTATCGAAACCAATATACACAATCCTTGGTGCATATCTAGAGCAACTCTTTAACCATCCAATTCGCACAAAATCTATCACCAG TGCTGTACTAGCCACTTCAGCTAATTACACTTCTCAAAGAATAGCTGGCAATAAAACAATCAGTCAAAAAGCATTGCTAGCTTATGGATCTTTTGG ACTTCTTTTTGGAGGCACTGTGCCACATTTCTTCTATCAAATGGTTGAGAAGATATTTCCTCACAAAATGCCCTTAAGAAAAATCTTAGTTTTCTTGGCTGAAAGACTTATATTTGCACCCTTTTATCAAGCCCTTTCCCTATATTTCCTTTCCAGATTTGAG GGCAACACTCATGAACATGCTGTTCAGAATCTAACAAAGCTCTATGAGAAGCTCCTGAAAACGAATTGGATATATTTATCGATTCCGGTGTTCCTTAATATGAACTACGTGCCTCCAATA ATTCGTACGCTTACATTCAACATGATATCGTTTGTATGGGTTATTTACTTGGCTGGTGTTCGTAGGCGTTTTGAGTTGAAAAAGAAATCTGATGAGGCAACAACTTCTCAAGGAATCAGTAACAATTTAAAATAG